The following are from one region of the Hymenobacter radiodurans genome:
- a CDS encoding PPC domain-containing DNA-binding protein — protein MPSTAAPVVSALSSPMRTYALRLAPGQDLRQQLQAFAQAQQIKAATIVTGVGSLTSVRLRLANQPGPTEYKGHFEVVSLVGTLSINGSHLHLAVADSTGRTIGGHLLDGNLVYTTMELVVGVLEELDFRRETDPVSTYQELVVYPAERKTKKARPAKAPEL, from the coding sequence CTGCTGCGCCCGTCGTTTCTGCCCTGTCATCGCCCATGCGTACGTATGCGCTCCGCCTGGCGCCCGGCCAAGATTTACGGCAGCAGCTACAGGCTTTCGCACAAGCCCAGCAGATAAAAGCCGCCACTATAGTTACCGGCGTGGGCAGCCTGACGTCTGTTCGTCTACGTCTTGCCAATCAGCCGGGGCCTACCGAATACAAAGGACATTTTGAAGTAGTGTCGCTGGTGGGTACGCTTTCCATAAATGGCAGCCATCTGCATCTGGCCGTTGCCGATTCTACGGGTCGGACTATTGGGGGGCATTTATTAGACGGTAACCTCGTTTACACCACCATGGAATTGGTAGTAGGCGTGCTGGAAGAGCTGGACTTTCGGCGCGAAACAGATCCTGTTTCTACCTATCAGGAGTTGGTAGTTTATCCGGCTGAGCGTAAGACTAAAAAAGCACGGCCAGCGAAGGCGCCAGAGCTATAA
- a CDS encoding PaaI family thioesterase, whose translation MMSSSPVAPPDTPQAADFRRTIQNPLKLRLFMLRSLPMAYLAGLRVRDVTPEQATVTVPYKYLTKNPFRSIYFACLSMAAEMASGVLALMHISSGSPVSMLVTGLEAEFTKKAVGLIRFTSTDGGQIGKAIAESRITGEGRTVVCTSIGTDEAGDVVAVFRIRWSFRAKR comes from the coding sequence ATGATGTCTTCCTCGCCCGTTGCCCCTCCCGATACGCCTCAAGCCGCTGATTTCCGGCGCACCATTCAGAATCCGTTGAAGTTGCGCCTGTTTATGTTGCGCAGCTTACCTATGGCTTACTTGGCAGGGTTGCGCGTGCGCGACGTAACGCCGGAGCAGGCTACCGTGACAGTTCCCTATAAATATTTGACCAAGAATCCCTTTCGCAGCATCTACTTTGCCTGCCTGAGCATGGCCGCCGAAATGGCCAGTGGCGTACTGGCGCTCATGCATATCAGCAGCGGCTCACCCGTGTCGATGCTCGTAACGGGGCTGGAGGCGGAGTTCACCAAAAAAGCCGTGGGCCTGATTCGCTTCACTAGCACCGATGGGGGGCAAATTGGTAAGGCCATTGCCGAAAGTCGTATTACTGGCGAGGGCCGCACCGTGGTATGCACCAGCATCGGAACCGATGAGGCTGGCGATGTGGTAGCTGTTTTCCGGATTAGGTGGTCGTTTCGAGCGAAGCGTTAA
- a CDS encoding BLUF domain-containing protein, with product MNHIAYMSRAVRPLSDQDLQELLAQCRRDNERNNVTGILFYSHGNIAQLIEGDSEVTRPLFEKIALDGRHSNVVKLTDKPITARSFPDWSMAFHPINPEGFGALTGFFLPHHMPATPDTLSIADALLVDLVRQAVFGANTTAAESAGVGS from the coding sequence ATGAACCATATTGCTTACATGAGCCGGGCTGTTCGGCCTCTATCTGATCAGGACTTGCAGGAATTGCTGGCGCAATGCCGCCGCGACAATGAGCGTAATAATGTCACTGGCATCCTGTTTTATAGCCACGGCAACATCGCCCAACTGATTGAGGGCGATTCAGAGGTTACTAGGCCCCTTTTCGAAAAGATTGCTCTCGATGGGCGCCATTCCAACGTTGTAAAGCTAACGGATAAGCCCATCACTGCGCGTAGCTTTCCCGATTGGTCAATGGCATTTCATCCGATTAATCCTGAAGGCTTTGGTGCACTCACTGGCTTTTTTCTGCCCCATCATATGCCCGCTACCCCCGATACGCTCAGTATTGCTGATGCGCTTCTGGTTGACCTGGTGCGCCAAGCTGTATTTGGTGCCAATACTACCGCCGCTGAATCGGCTGGCGTAGGCAGTTAG
- a CDS encoding PAS domain-containing sensor histidine kinase, protein MRDQELQRILRHMPAGIATLLGSELRYGFVNEAMQALLGGNTPEGQPLADGILPADLREVMQQVYDSGRPFVAKAYGLPLPTDNGEPPIPRYFDIALEPLQDDEDQVHGLLLFAVDVTGQEEARQRAHELALETRRLDTRLRVLTETAPQITFTVDVAGKYEYVSPQWYYFTGQPPTADLDAIWPLLVHPEDRLRVIYQSEAARKAGIGWSYEYRLRRHDGQYRWMLSRAVPELHAPDQAAHWHGAVTEVHDQRELADALRRGEAELRFLADSIPQLIWTATAEGFIDYYNQHTAEYTGSSAEELGPTGWVSLIHPSEQTSAARRWVHCVATGESYDGLFQMRRHDGQYRWHIIRARQLSDVRGPRWFGACTDVDDQHRLREVLQHQYDELARTNRDLDTFVYTASHDLKQPLFNLRGLFDELRRTATFDDDEHEVLLRMVDGALGQLDTTLHDLAATVQEQRQLTAPTEAIDLRSVAEEVLLGLRVLVQDTEATVTLNFEAAPTLVYGRANLRSVLHNLLSNALKYACPERPPCISITSGMTDTSQPWLKVQDNGLGMEVNKEADPIFQLFDRQHPHISGTGVGLYLVQRIVTSRGGHLDVASAVGEGTTFTIYWFS, encoded by the coding sequence ATGCGTGACCAAGAGCTTCAGCGTATTCTGCGGCATATGCCGGCTGGTATTGCTACCCTTTTGGGCTCGGAACTGCGGTATGGCTTTGTAAATGAAGCGATGCAAGCCTTATTAGGCGGAAATACTCCTGAAGGTCAGCCTCTGGCCGATGGAATATTACCCGCCGACTTGCGTGAAGTGATGCAACAGGTATATGACTCGGGGAGACCTTTTGTTGCTAAAGCCTACGGATTGCCACTTCCCACAGATAACGGCGAGCCACCCATTCCGCGCTACTTTGATATTGCTCTCGAACCACTGCAGGATGATGAAGATCAGGTACACGGGCTGTTACTATTTGCGGTCGATGTAACAGGGCAGGAAGAGGCGCGCCAACGTGCCCACGAACTGGCTTTGGAAACGCGCCGACTCGATACGCGCTTACGGGTACTAACCGAAACAGCCCCCCAGATTACGTTTACCGTTGATGTAGCTGGCAAGTATGAGTATGTAAGCCCCCAATGGTATTACTTTACTGGGCAGCCTCCTACCGCCGACCTAGATGCTATATGGCCATTGCTCGTTCATCCTGAGGATCGATTGCGGGTAATATATCAGTCGGAAGCTGCTCGAAAGGCGGGTATAGGATGGAGTTATGAGTACCGGTTGCGGCGCCATGATGGACAATACCGCTGGATGCTCAGCCGGGCAGTGCCCGAACTGCACGCACCGGATCAGGCTGCTCACTGGCATGGTGCGGTTACGGAGGTGCATGATCAGCGCGAGCTAGCCGATGCCCTACGCCGGGGTGAGGCCGAGTTACGGTTTTTGGCCGATAGTATTCCCCAGTTGATCTGGACGGCCACCGCAGAGGGATTTATCGATTATTACAATCAGCATACGGCCGAATATACTGGCTCTTCGGCTGAGGAACTGGGCCCCACGGGCTGGGTTTCTCTGATTCATCCTTCTGAGCAGACCAGTGCTGCCCGCCGTTGGGTACACTGCGTGGCGACGGGTGAAAGCTACGATGGGCTTTTTCAGATGCGCCGCCACGATGGCCAATATCGCTGGCACATCATCCGGGCCCGGCAGCTGAGCGACGTACGGGGGCCGCGCTGGTTTGGAGCCTGTACGGATGTAGACGATCAGCATCGTCTGCGGGAAGTATTGCAGCATCAATATGACGAGCTGGCGCGCACCAACCGCGACCTGGATACCTTCGTTTATACCGCCTCCCACGACCTCAAGCAGCCTCTATTTAATCTTAGGGGGCTTTTTGATGAGCTGCGCCGCACGGCCACCTTCGACGACGATGAGCATGAGGTGTTGTTGCGCATGGTCGATGGGGCTTTAGGGCAGCTTGATACTACCCTACACGATCTGGCCGCCACGGTACAGGAACAGCGGCAATTAACAGCTCCCACGGAGGCAATCGACCTGCGGAGTGTGGCTGAGGAAGTGCTGTTGGGATTGCGCGTACTCGTGCAGGATACGGAAGCAACCGTAACTCTCAATTTTGAGGCGGCTCCTACCTTGGTATACGGCCGCGCTAACTTGCGTAGCGTACTACACAATCTGCTCAGCAACGCCCTCAAATATGCCTGCCCCGAGCGCCCGCCGTGCATAAGCATAACGAGTGGTATGACCGACACTAGTCAACCCTGGCTGAAAGTGCAAGACAATGGCCTGGGTATGGAAGTAAACAAAGAGGCCGACCCAATATTTCAGCTCTTCGACCGCCAGCATCCACATATTAGTGGCACGGGCGTAGGCCTATACCTGGTGCAGCGCATTGTTACGAGCCGTGGGGGGCATTTAGACGTAGCCAGTGCTGTGGGGGAAGGCACAACCTTTACGATATATTGGTTTAGCTAA